In Columba livia isolate bColLiv1 breed racing homer chromosome 16, bColLiv1.pat.W.v2, whole genome shotgun sequence, the DNA window cagcacgGGGTTCAGCCTCTCCGCAGTGGATCTGTGTGTGATCTTGGGCTGAAGCAGCACGTGCTGGTGGCCCAGGCAGCGGGTGGGGGCTCTTGAGCCCGCTTCTGGGTCACTGTGGGGCTGCTTTTGGGGCTGGAGGAAGGTTTGTGGCTCCTCAGCAAAGCTCTGTGGGGTCAGGAGCTTGGTTTGGGTGGTGCTGGTGTGTGGGGTGAGTGATGGTGGCTCAGGATGGAGGGTGCAGCTTCGCTTGGTTCGGGCTCATTCCCCGTCCTTGGGAGGGATGGGCTGGTTAGAGGGGAGGAACTGGGAACTTAAACCAAGGGATTTTTGTGGCTTTGCCCCTTTCTGGGgtgctgaggagaaaaaaatctgactcCAACATAGGGAGAAGGGCCGATGTAGGGTCTTCAGTTAAACATGTCGCCGGTGCAGCTCACAGCAGGGTTTGGGGCACACTCAGCGATGCTCTGGGCTCAGGAGCCTTGTGCTGTCACCTTCTGCAGAGAGGTGACCTGGGCACAGGTGGCCGCAAACAGCTGCTCACATGTAGCCTCCCCAGAGACTTTTGCTGTTCCCCCCAAACATAAAATACAGTGTTATTTAGTGCAAAACCCTGAGCAATTAAAGGTCCTATTCATCCCCCCTCCTCTGTGCGGGAGAAGCTCTGTGGGACAGGCCGTGTCCCTGGGGGAGCAGAGAGCCAGCGGGGAGCACCGTGGCCTCGGGGCTCCGTGGGTTTGCCCGCAGGCACCGAGGGGACTGTTTGCTGGATGGAGGTGGCTTTAAGTCATGAGCAGCAAGGCAGGGTTTGTGCCAAGTGACTTTTTGGAGGATGCTGGCTAACCAGGAAAGGGCAGCCAGCCTGGGAGTCCCAGCACTGCAagatgttaattaaaaataataatgaagaatTACAGTTACCAGTGGCAGAGAAGATGCATAATATGGTCCGAGTTGTTTGCATTAATGAGGTGGAGGTAGTTAATGAATCTGTTCAATACCAGGTGATTCTGCTGCCATGAAGTGACTGGCAGAGGTGCAAGTTGTCCCCTTGAAAGCCCGTGCAGCttcattatttgcttttcaaggAACGGGCAGGGACGCAGCGGccactgctgcagagcaggctggggacagcattGTCACCCTGAGTGTCCCCTGGCTGTGCCATGTGTCTCTGAAATATAACCCATGGCTGTCACTGGGGGagacagcagctcccagggacGGTGACAGGTCCCCGGGGAGCACCGCAGCCCCCACCATGTCCTGGCTGCCCCTGTCAGCTCGAGATCCCTGTTGTGCTGCGGGAACCCATCGGTGCTTCGGGACCAGCCTCAAATCCTCCTGAGAGCCACGTGCCAGAGAGGCACACGCACCGGCCATTGCCTAATTCTCCGTGCCCTGTCCTGGGCCGGGCACTGCTTCTCTTTGCTCCGTCGGGACATGACCCCACCGTCGTGCAGCTAATGGCGGTGACATCCTCCGCATGCCCAGGGAGCCACAGGCTGGCATGGGGACACTGCTCGGGTTTCAGCAGCTGAATGGTATCTTTCTGAACTCCAATTAGTTCCCGAGCACTGGGATAATGGCCAGTCCCCGCCGCCAAGATTAATGACCCAGGTAAAATCTAACACAGCTCAAATGCCTGCGGGAACGCAGCGGCTATTTATACTGGGAGGTGCAGGGCACGAGGCTGGTGGCCCCACGCTGCCTCCTTGGCCCTGGGGCCACCGCGGGGTAACCGGACCCACGTGCCGCAGTGGCATCGCAACCATTTATAGCTGCATCCTGCCGGGGGGCTCTGCCTCCCCCCGTGCCCCGTCCTGTGTGGGATTGCGGGACTCGGTGGTTGTGGGGAGCTCACTGGGAGGGGAATGGAGGGGAAAATGGACATGTGAAGGATGGGGATGGTAGGCTCTGTGTGCAGACTCTCTCCTGGTGGGAAAAGGGCATTTTTCTAGCACAAAATCAGGCTGCCGTGGCTTTGCTGCAGCGGTGGAGCCGGTCCACCAACCAGGCAGCTACAAGAGTCAGCAGCAAAGCCACGCTCTTGGACCTGGAGTGAAACCAGCGGTGACGTTTGGGGACGTGGCAACAGGCACGTGTCTGTCCCATGGTCCTTCCCCCAAGGGCCACCAAAGGGAAGCTCTTCCCTGGAGCTACCAGCCAGTCCCacactgtccccagggctggacCGTGACTGGTCCCACTGGGCTGTGGCGTGCAGGGCATCCCCCCTGCTCACCCCAAGCTTCTTGGCTGGTGCTGCCAACCTAATTTTCAGGATGTAGCTGTGGGGCCCCATGAATTCACAGTGTCTTTCGTCTCCCCCTTCCTCTAAACCTCGGGAGCCGACCACTGTCCTGGCACAGCTTGGAGGGCTCTGGCTCCAGAGCCAAACTCACTGGGGCTCAAAGCTGGTTTCTTGTCCCTGGTTTGTAACTCCCTGGGCAGGGCTATGTAAGCTGCAAGCACGCAGTTGGAAGCTTTTCCTGGGGCCAAGCCATGGTATTTGAGAGCTGTTATTCCCACTTGGCAGCGGGACCAGCTGTACCAGCACAGTTTGGACTGTGTAATTTTGGCCTGGGACTCCTGCCCATTCTCCACCCCCTGACTCCATGTGCCACCCGAGGGACCTGATCAGACTTGTATCTGTGAACTAATCTGGGttaaaagaaagtataaagGGGGAATGGCCATTTTTACCCGACTGAGGGAGCTTCCCAGGCTGGAATGGTGGGGCAGAGGCACTGGGAGGATCCTAGATGTCATGTCACCCCTTGGTACCACCTTGCCCACCAGTGCCATCCCCTCCCACACCCACAGGGGTGCAGGGCAGAGGACCCTgttttagcagagcctgttgtgacaggacaaggggtgatggttttaaactaaaggagggagattcaggctggacatgaggaagaaattgtttacactgagggtggtgagagcctggcccaggttggccagagaggtggtggctgaaccatccctggagacatcccaggccaggctggacggggctctgagcaacctgagctgctgaagatgtccctgctcatggcaggggggcactgggggagctgggaagggcccttcaactcATACTGTTCTGtgacccacagcacccatgcgTGGCCACTCGTGAGAGGCAATGGAGGCGGCACCAGCTCCAATGCAGAGAGGGTGCAAGGGATTTTGGTGGGGTGAATGGGTGCTGATGGGTGGGATGAAGCTGTCCTGGTCCGCGCCATGTCCTCAACCATGTGCTGCCTCTCTTCCAGTGAAGTACATGAAGGAGATCTCGCCCTACTTCAAGAACTCCTCATCAGGGGCAACAGTCAGCTGGGACCCCTCACCTGCGGCCCCGCAGAAGCGGTCAtcccccctcctgccccctcgGGAGCTCCGGGAGGGCAGGACTGTGCCTCTGAAGATGTGCTACGTGTCTCGCAAGTGCCTCCCCACCGACCCGGAGCACAGGTCAGGACATGTTGCCGGGGTCTGGCGATGCCACCGCGGTGCCCCGGGGTGCCGAGGGCTGGCGGGGACCCAGCGGCGCCGTGTCCCTGCAGGTACCTGGAGGTGTGCTCGGCGGACGGGCGCGTTGCCCTCTTCCTGCGGGCGAAGGACGAGGCCACAGCGCTGTCGTGGCTCAGTGCCATCCAGGCCAACGCggccctgctgctgccgcggGTGAAGGAGGAGCTGCGAGCGCAGCTGGTGGGCGCTGGCACGGTGGCTGGACGGGACATCAAGCACGTGGGCTGGCTGACCGAGCAGGTACCCCTATGCCCCCTGCCACCCCATGTCACCACACTGCTGGTGGCCCTGACCCCATCCTCTTGCAGCTCCCCAGCGCTGGCACCAGGAACCTCTTGGCCGTCCTCACCGAGAAGGAGCTGTTGCTGTACGGCAGCCTGCCGCAGAGCCGCGACGCCCTGGGCAAGCCTGCGCACAGCTACCCCCTCATTGCCACCAGGTAGGGGCCACCAGCCCAGCACCCTCCTGCCCTGCATGGGGGACAGGGTGCTGGCAGGGGCCTGGGGTCTGGGCAGAGCCCCAGGGTGGACGGAAGAGCCCCAGGGTGGTGGTGAAGGCTGGGAGTCCGGGCAGATCCCCAGCATTGGTGGTAGAACTCCAGGGTGGTGGCAGTGTCCAGGGATCAAGGCAAGGGCTGGGGCTCAGGGCAGTGATGATGGCAGAGTCCCTGGTTGGTGGCAGAGGCTTTTGGGATGATGGCAGAGCTAGGGGGCATGGTGGCAGTGTCTAGAGGTGCTGGCAGGGTGCTGGGGTTAGTAGTAGAGCCCTTGGGATGGTGGCAGACAGTGGGGATAAGGGCAGCATCCAGGGGTggtgacagagccctgaggTTGATGTCAgtgtccagggatggtgacagagccctggggttgGTGGCAGTGTCCAGGGGTGGTGGCAGGGCCCTGGGCGTGGTGCAGGGTGTCAGAGCAGGTTCAGTCGGTTCAAGGCATCTCCGGAGGGTCTGGTCGCGGGAGGTGCCGCCTGTgcggggggagaaggggggtgCGGAGGGAAAAGGGGGGTGCGGAGGGAAATGGGGGGTGCGGAGCACACCCGCGGGGCTgcagcgccccctgccggccccgccgcgcagCCACCACCGCGGTGTTGAGCGCGGTGCTGAGCGCGGTGCGGTGCTGAGCGCGGTGCGGTGCCGCAGGCTGGTGCACTCGGGGCCGGCCAAGGGCTCGGCGCTGTACGAGGCCGAGCTGTCGTTCGCGCTGCGCAGCGGCACCCGGCTGGGCGTGCAGACCCAcctcttcagcctggagagccCCCGCGACCTGGCGCTGTGGACCCGCCTGCTGGTGGACGGTACCCACGGCGCTGCCGAGCTGGTCCAGGAGGTCTCAGCAGGTCAGCGATGGGCCAGGGGGAGACAGGCGGTGGTGTGGGTGGCTGTCATCTCACCCCCGTCCCCATGTCCAGCTTGCACATGGAAGGGGCAGGATTGCACCCTGTCCATCCACATCGACAAAGGCTTCACCATCTCCACTACCGAGCCTGGACTCAGCAAGACCATCCTGCTCCAACAGCCCTTTGAGAAGTTGCAGATGTCCTCTGATGATGGCACCAAGATGCTCTACCTGGACTTTGGTGGACCGGAGGGAGAGATCGTGAGTTGACTTCACCCCACCCACTCCCCCACCGACCCCAGGGGGAGCAGAGCACCCCCCCTGTGCACATCACCCACCCTGCACACATCACCCACCCTGCATAGCCCTTCC includes these proteins:
- the SNTA1 gene encoding alpha-1-syntrophin isoform X1, whose amino-acid sequence is MAAGRRAPRSGLLELRGPGGQWLRVLLTLAEDVLGVSPADGPGPAGGPGEAAAAQLNGGEPGSAVPEALANIRRTVRVVKQDVGGLGISIKGGRENKMPILISKIFKGLAADQTEALYVGDAILSVNGTDLSEATHDEAVQALKKTGKEVVLEVKYMKEISPYFKNSSSGATVSWDPSPAAPQKRSSPLLPPRELREGRTVPLKMCYVSRKCLPTDPEHRYLEVCSADGRVALFLRAKDEATALSWLSAIQANAALLLPRVKEELRAQLVGAGTVAGRDIKHVGWLTEQLPSAGTRNLLAVLTEKELLLYGSLPQSRDALGKPAHSYPLIATRLVHSGPAKGSALYEAELSFALRSGTRLGVQTHLFSLESPRDLALWTRLLVDGTHGAAELVQEVSAACTWKGQDCTLSIHIDKGFTISTTEPGLSKTILLQQPFEKLQMSSDDGTKMLYLDFGGPEGEIQLDLHSCPKTIVFIIHSFLSAKVTRLGLLV
- the SNTA1 gene encoding alpha-1-syntrophin isoform X2, with the protein product MAAGRRAPRSGLLELRGPGGQWLRVLLTLAEDVLGVSPADGPGPAGGPGEAAAAQLNGGEPGSAVPEALANIRRTVRVVKQDVGGLGISIKGGRENKMPILISKIFKGLAADQTEALYVGDAILSVNGTDLSEATHDEAVQALKKTGKEVVLEVKYMKEISPYFKNSSSGATVSWDPSPAAPQKRSSPLLPPRELREGRTVPLKMCYVSRKCLPTDPEHRYLEVCSADGRVALFLRAKDEATALSWLSAIQANAALLLPRVKEELRAQLVGAGTVAGRDIKHVGWLTEQLPSAGTRNLLAVLTEKELLLYGSLPQSRDALGKPAHSYPLIATSGTRLGVQTHLFSLESPRDLALWTRLLVDGTHGAAELVQEVSAACTWKGQDCTLSIHIDKGFTISTTEPGLSKTILLQQPFEKLQMSSDDGTKMLYLDFGGPEGEIQLDLHSCPKTIVFIIHSFLSAKVTRLGLLV